A genomic region of Camelus ferus isolate YT-003-E chromosome 11, BCGSAC_Cfer_1.0, whole genome shotgun sequence contains the following coding sequences:
- the IFIT2 gene encoding LOW QUALITY PROTEIN: interferon-induced protein with tetratricopeptide repeats 2 (The sequence of the model RefSeq protein was modified relative to this genomic sequence to represent the inferred CDS: deleted 1 base in 1 codon) has protein sequence MSETTKNSLESSLWRLKCHFTWNLVARGDSLDDFEDRVCNQVEFQNSEFKATMCNILAYIKHCRGQHEAALECLRQAEELIQQEHKDQAEVRSLVTWGNYAWVYYHLGRLSEAKFYLDKVKQVCMKFSSPYRIESPEMDCEEGWTRLKCGPTQNERAKVCFEKSLEKNPKDPDSTTGLAIVSYRLGKWPQPQNPVDPLRQAIQLNPNNQYVKVLLALKLQKMNKEAEAETLVEEALEKAPLATDVLRAAARLYRRKGDLDQAIELLRKALKYMPNNPYLHCHIGCFYRAKVLEIQNMEENEMYGKREKLQELIRHALDHLKRADEINGNLSRVCSYLACLYAWVGQYEEAEHYFQKEFSKVLPPVAKQVLHLRYGNFQWYQMKCEDKAIHSFIEGMKINQESKEREKIKLKLKNIAQTRLSKNGADSEALHLLEFLQELNGEMQPAEDNSERDLDSGNLITSASLAEK, from the exons ATGAG TGAGACCACAAAGAACTCCTTGGAGAGCAGCCTATGGCgactaaaatgtcattttaccTGGAACTTGGTCGCCAGAGGAGATTCCTTGGATGATTTTGAAGACAGAGTGTGTAACCAGGTTGAGTTTCAAAACAGTGAATTCAAAGCCACAATGTGCAACATACTGGCCTACATAAAACACTGCAGAGGCCAACAC GAGGCCGCCCTGGAATGCTTACGGCAAGCTGAAGAGTTAATCCAGCAAGAGCACAAGGACCAGGCAGAAGTCAGAAGTCTGGTCACCTGGGGAAACTATGCCTGGGTCTACTACCACCTGGGAAGACTCTCAGAAGCTAAGTTTTATTTAGACAAGGTGAAACAAGTGTGTATGAAGTTTTCCAGCCCCTACAGGATTGAGAGTCCTGAGATGGATTGTGAAGAAGGGTGGACACGGTTAAAGTGTGGACCAACCCAAAATGAAAGGGCGAAGGTGTGTTTTGAGAAGTCTCTGGAAAAGAATCCCAAGGATCCAGATTCCACCACTGGACTGGCCATCGTAAGCTACCGTCTGGGTAAATGGCCACAGCCTCAGAATCCCGTTGACCCTCTGAGGCAAGCCATTCAGCTGAATCCTAACAATCAGTATGTCAAAGTCCTCCTGGCTCTGAAACTTCAAAAGATGAACAAAGAAGCCGAAGCTGAGACATTAGTTGAAGAAGCTTTGGAGAAAGCCCCACTGGCAACAGATGTGCTTCGTGCGGCAGCAAGGCTGTACCGAAGAAAAGGTGACCTGGACCAAGCTATAGAACTCCTCAGAAAGGCTCTAAAATACATGCCAAACAACCCCTACCTGCATTGCCATATTGGGTGCTTCTATAGGGCAAAAGTCCTggaaatacagaatatggaagagaatgaaatgtatggaaaaagagagaagttacAGGAACTAATAAGACATGCTCTGGATCATTTAAAGAGAGCTGATGAGATCAATGGCAATCTCTCCCGTGTCTGTTCCTATCTTGCCTGCCTCTATGCATGGGTCGGTCAGTATGAAGAAGCAGAGCATTACTTtcaaaaagaattcagcaaagtgcTTCCTCCTGTAGCCAAACAGGTGCTCCATCTGCGATATGGCAACTTTCAGTGGTATCAAATGAAATGTGAAGACAAGGCCATCCACTCCTTTATAGAGGGCATGAAAATAAACCAGGaatcaaaggagagagaaaagataaaactcaAACTGAAAAACATTGCCCAAACCAGGCTTTCTAAAAATGGAGCAGACTCTGAGGCTTTGCATCTCTTGGAGTTTCTTCAAGAGCTGAATGGAGAAATGCAGCCAGCAGAGGACAACTCTGAGAGGGATCTGGACTCTGGAAACCTCATCACTTCGGCATCTTTAGCTGAGAAATGA